ACGTCGTCACGATGGACGTCGAAATGCCCGAACTCGGCGGTATCGACGCCGTCGAGCGAATCATGGCGACGAATCCGACGCTGATTCTCATGCTCAGCGTTCACACTGAGGAGGGCACGGAAGCCACGCTCGACGCGCTCGAGCGCGGCGCCGTCGACTTCCTTCACAAACCCGACGGCGCCGACGAGCGAACGGTCACCGACCTGACCGACGACGTCGTCGCGAAGGTCGACGAACTCGCCGACGCGAACGTCTCGTCGATCGCCCTCGCTCGCGCGTCCGCCTCCGCCTACGCGACGCGATCCAACCAGGAGGCGGCCGCCGGCCGGGCCGTCGCCGGCTCCGGAAACGACGCACAGGTCGGCTCCGGTGGCGGTCCCCAGGCATCGCCGGACGGTCCGGCGGTCGGGCCCCGCGCCGCCGCCGGAACCGAAATCGGCGACTTTCCGCCGGTCGATCTCGAGGGCGAGTACGCGGCCGATCCGGTCGTCGTCCTCGGCGCCTCGACCGGCGGTCCGAAGATCGTCGAACGACTGTTCGAACGGCTGCCGATCGAGCTCGACGCGAAGGTTCTCGTCGTTCAGCACATGCCCGCTGGCTTCACCGAGCGCTTCGCCGACCGCCTCGATACGCGCAGCGAGTACGACGTCCGCGAGGCCACCGACGGCGAATCGATCCATCCCGGCGAGGCGGTGATCGCCCCCGGCGACGCCCACCTCGAGGTCCTCAGCAACGTCAACG
This portion of the Haloterrigena gelatinilytica genome encodes:
- the cheB gene encoding chemotaxis-specific protein-glutamate methyltransferase CheB, translating into MTRVLVVDDSGFMRTVIGNALTGTGYEVETATNGSEAIEAVAAYDPDVVTMDVEMPELGGIDAVERIMATNPTLILMLSVHTEEGTEATLDALERGAVDFLHKPDGADERTVTDLTDDVVAKVDELADANVSSIALARASASAYATRSNQEAAAGRAVAGSGNDAQVGSGGGPQASPDGPAVGPRAAAGTEIGDFPPVDLEGEYAADPVVVLGASTGGPKIVERLFERLPIELDAKVLVVQHMPAGFTERFADRLDTRSEYDVREATDGESIHPGEAVIAPGDAHLEVLSNVNGRLRVRLDDGERLHGVRPAIDVTMRTAAERVDDPLCGVVLTGMGRDGADGIEAIHAAGGRTIAQDEATSPVFGIPCQAIQTGCVDDIAPAPELVAAIVDAFDTDGETDD